In Danaus plexippus chromosome 14, MEX_DaPlex, whole genome shotgun sequence, a single genomic region encodes these proteins:
- the LOC116769387 gene encoding monocarboxylate transporter 3 isoform X1, which produces MGQIAGAECSPDDDEEPRIHVNPTERSLTESETSCEEAARLTAEGAADDDDEAYDYGELPPPPDGGYGWVVVFASFMCNLVVDGIAYTFGIFLPELVTYYGEGKGTVAWVGSLLSGVYLAAGPIVSALCNKYGCRAVCVAGSLVGSVAFVLSTFSKSVTMMMITYGLIGGMGFGMIYLPSVVAVGYYFETRRSLATGIAVCGSGVGTFSFAPLAAILLNYFGSWQNANLLLAGLILNCAVFGALMRPLVYPKTSGEKPLLQRMAEEKRLQMERGSIGGSYFVVQLPDGTMEKRLKAPLNIDPGVHSSLNLEALARVPTIPNMPGVPTVPTLPTITEARVVDENVDKKKNENGSALSPSQQEQQAMSRNVSSPAFSATAPGIPKNGSVPFFDRQRKHSSADRSANDRFKPSLAAIKATSKTSMSSHRGDGDAESNMYTSKLSVSAKEPSRMVRPLSRKDIFYSGSVINLPQYQSQKSLQGYRNSVLSLPQSRQAGDLERQEQYDLCPCLSLPESFKAALSSMLDVSLLRDPAFMLIGVSNVFGMAGLYVPFVYIVDAAQMTGVEQSQASFLLSIIGITNTIGRIACGWVADFPWMDSLLLNNICLVIATISVGVTPFCTTYAAYVAVAIAFGIAISGYISLTSIILVDLLGLDKLTNAFGLLILFRGAAAIIGSPLAGAVYDATRNYDASFYMAAAFFLAATLTSFAAPMFRRKQEEVQQPMDVLTPIDEDLEEGEEDDPEDTPITMGAHLASRPPAITRTAASPSDPPSPSPPEERPQRESVL; this is translated from the exons acTGAAAGCGAGACATCATGCGAAGAGGCGGCGCGTTTGACAGCGGAAGGTGcagctgatgatgatgatgaagccTACGACTACGGGGAGCTGCCACCACCACCAGACGGCGGCTACGGCTGGGTGGTGGTGTTCGCCTCCTTCATGTGCAACCTGGTGGTTGACGGTATCGCATACACCTTCGGAATATTCCTCCCCGAACTGGTCACGTACTACGGCGAGGGTAAAGGAACCGTAGCGTGGGTTGGAAGTCTGCTATCTGGAGTGTATCTTGCGGCTG GTCCTATTGTATCTGCGTTATGTAACAAATATGGCTGTCGAGCGGTGTGTGTTGCTGGCAGTTTGGTCGGCTCTGTTGCCTTCGTTCTGTCAACCTTCAGCAAGAGCGTCACTATGATGATGATCACATATGGACTTATTGGAG GCATGGGTTTCGGTATGATCTACCTGCCGTCTGTGGTTGCTGTGGGTTATTATTTCGAAACCCGAAGGTCACTAGCCACCGGTATAGCTGTGTGTGGTTCAGGCGTGGGTACCTTCAGCTTCGCCCCTCTAGCTGCAATCTTGCTCAACTACTTCGGATCCTGGCAGAATGCTAATTTACTACTGGCCGGTTTGATATTAAACTGCGCTGTATTCGGGGCCCTGATGAGACCGCTTGTTTATCCCAAA ACATCAGGCGAAAAGCCTCTCCTCCAAAGAATGGCGGAAGAAAAGAGGTTGCAAATGGAAAGAGGCTCTATAGGCGGCTCGTACTTCGTTGTGCAATTACCGGATGGTACAATGGAGAAAAGATTAAAA gcgCCACTGAATATTGATCCAGGTGTACATTCTTCCCTGAATCTGGAAGCATTAGCTCGTGTACCCACCATCCCAAACATGCCGGGTGTACCCACAGTGCCAACACTTCCAACTATCACCGAGGCAAGAGTGGTCGATGAAAACGTTGACAAGAAAAAG AACGAAAACGGCAGCGCACTAAGTCCTAGCCAGCAGGAGCAGCAAGCTATGTCCAGGAATGTTTCGTCTCCAGCCTTCAGCGCCACGGCTCCGGGAATACCTAAAAACGGTTCCGTGCCGTTCTTCGACCGTCAGCGGAAACACAGCTCCGCCGACAGGTCAGCAAATGATAG atttaAACCGTCCCTAGCTGCTATAAAAGCCACGTCCAAAACTTCAATGAGCAGCCACCGCGGCGAC GGTGATGCGGAGAGCAACATGTATACATCAAAATTATCAGTATCCGCCAAGGAGCCGTCCCGCATGGTTCGTCCGCTGTCCCGTAAGGACATCTTCTACTCCGGGTCCGTCATCAACCTGCCGCAGTATCAGAGCCAGAAGTCGCTCCAGGGCTACAGAAACTCGGTGCTGAGTCTACCGCAGAGCAGGCAGGCTGGGGATCTCGAACGACAAGAAC AATACGATTTATGCCCATGCCTGTCGCTGCCCGAATCCTTCAAAGCGGCCTTATCCTCAATGCTCGACGTGAGCCTGCTGCGAGACCCCGCCTTCATGTTGATAGGAGTGTCCAACGTGTTCGGTATGGCCGGGCTGTATGTACCCTTCGTGTACATAGTGGACGCCGCTCAGATGACT GGTGTAGAGCAGTCCCAAGCTTCGTTCCTGTTATCAATCATCGGTATAACGAACACTATCGGTCGTATCGCTTGCGGCTGGGTCGCTGACTTTCCTTGGATGGACTCACTGTTACTGAACAACATATGTCTTGTTATTGCTACT ATCTCTGTCGGCGTTACTCCGTTCTGCACCACCTACGCGGCGTACGTAGCTGTTGCGATCGCTTTTGGAATTGCTATTt CTGGCTATATATCTCTGACGTCCATCATCCTGGTCGACCTGCTGGGTCTTGACAAGCTGACGAACGCCTTCGGTCTCCTGATCCTGTTCCGTGGAGCCGCTGCCATCATAGGCTCGCCCCTGGCCGGTGCCGTCTACGACGCTACGAGGAACTACGACGCCTCCTTCTACATGGCCGCAGCTTTCTTCCTGGCCGCTACGCTGACGTCATTCGCCGCACCCATGTTCCGAAG AAAACAAGAGGAGGTCCAACAACCGATGGACGTGCTGACTCCAATAGATGAGGATTTGGAAGAAGGTGAGGAAGACGATCCTGAAGACACCCCCATAACTATGGGCGCTCATTTAGCGTCGAGGCCTCCTGCCATCACGAGAACAGCCGCCTCGCCTTCCGACCCTCCCTCCCCTAGTCCGCCAGAGGAGCGCCCTCAGAGGGAGAGCGTCCTGTGA
- the LOC116769387 gene encoding monocarboxylate transporter 3 isoform X2 has product MGQIAGAECSPDDDEEPRIHVNPTERSLTESETSCEEAARLTAEGAADDDDEAYDYGELPPPPDGGYGWVVVFASFMCNLVVDGIAYTFGIFLPELVTYYGEGKGTVAWVGSLLSGVYLAAGPIVSALCNKYGCRAVCVAGSLVGSVAFVLSTFSKSVTMMMITYGLIGGMGFGMIYLPSVVAVGYYFETRRSLATGIAVCGSGVGTFSFAPLAAILLNYFGSWQNANLLLAGLILNCAVFGALMRPLVYPKTSGEKPLLQRMAEEKRLQMERGSIGGSYFVVQLPDGTMEKRLKAPLNIDPGVHSSLNLEALARVPTIPNMPGVPTVPTLPTITEARVVDENVDKKKNENGSALSPSQQEQQAMSRNVSSPAFSATAPGIPKNGSVPFFDRQRKHSSADRFKPSLAAIKATSKTSMSSHRGDGDAESNMYTSKLSVSAKEPSRMVRPLSRKDIFYSGSVINLPQYQSQKSLQGYRNSVLSLPQSRQAGDLERQEQYDLCPCLSLPESFKAALSSMLDVSLLRDPAFMLIGVSNVFGMAGLYVPFVYIVDAAQMTGVEQSQASFLLSIIGITNTIGRIACGWVADFPWMDSLLLNNICLVIATISVGVTPFCTTYAAYVAVAIAFGIAISGYISLTSIILVDLLGLDKLTNAFGLLILFRGAAAIIGSPLAGAVYDATRNYDASFYMAAAFFLAATLTSFAAPMFRRKQEEVQQPMDVLTPIDEDLEEGEEDDPEDTPITMGAHLASRPPAITRTAASPSDPPSPSPPEERPQRESVL; this is encoded by the exons acTGAAAGCGAGACATCATGCGAAGAGGCGGCGCGTTTGACAGCGGAAGGTGcagctgatgatgatgatgaagccTACGACTACGGGGAGCTGCCACCACCACCAGACGGCGGCTACGGCTGGGTGGTGGTGTTCGCCTCCTTCATGTGCAACCTGGTGGTTGACGGTATCGCATACACCTTCGGAATATTCCTCCCCGAACTGGTCACGTACTACGGCGAGGGTAAAGGAACCGTAGCGTGGGTTGGAAGTCTGCTATCTGGAGTGTATCTTGCGGCTG GTCCTATTGTATCTGCGTTATGTAACAAATATGGCTGTCGAGCGGTGTGTGTTGCTGGCAGTTTGGTCGGCTCTGTTGCCTTCGTTCTGTCAACCTTCAGCAAGAGCGTCACTATGATGATGATCACATATGGACTTATTGGAG GCATGGGTTTCGGTATGATCTACCTGCCGTCTGTGGTTGCTGTGGGTTATTATTTCGAAACCCGAAGGTCACTAGCCACCGGTATAGCTGTGTGTGGTTCAGGCGTGGGTACCTTCAGCTTCGCCCCTCTAGCTGCAATCTTGCTCAACTACTTCGGATCCTGGCAGAATGCTAATTTACTACTGGCCGGTTTGATATTAAACTGCGCTGTATTCGGGGCCCTGATGAGACCGCTTGTTTATCCCAAA ACATCAGGCGAAAAGCCTCTCCTCCAAAGAATGGCGGAAGAAAAGAGGTTGCAAATGGAAAGAGGCTCTATAGGCGGCTCGTACTTCGTTGTGCAATTACCGGATGGTACAATGGAGAAAAGATTAAAA gcgCCACTGAATATTGATCCAGGTGTACATTCTTCCCTGAATCTGGAAGCATTAGCTCGTGTACCCACCATCCCAAACATGCCGGGTGTACCCACAGTGCCAACACTTCCAACTATCACCGAGGCAAGAGTGGTCGATGAAAACGTTGACAAGAAAAAG AACGAAAACGGCAGCGCACTAAGTCCTAGCCAGCAGGAGCAGCAAGCTATGTCCAGGAATGTTTCGTCTCCAGCCTTCAGCGCCACGGCTCCGGGAATACCTAAAAACGGTTCCGTGCCGTTCTTCGACCGTCAGCGGAAACACAGCTCCGCCGACAG atttaAACCGTCCCTAGCTGCTATAAAAGCCACGTCCAAAACTTCAATGAGCAGCCACCGCGGCGAC GGTGATGCGGAGAGCAACATGTATACATCAAAATTATCAGTATCCGCCAAGGAGCCGTCCCGCATGGTTCGTCCGCTGTCCCGTAAGGACATCTTCTACTCCGGGTCCGTCATCAACCTGCCGCAGTATCAGAGCCAGAAGTCGCTCCAGGGCTACAGAAACTCGGTGCTGAGTCTACCGCAGAGCAGGCAGGCTGGGGATCTCGAACGACAAGAAC AATACGATTTATGCCCATGCCTGTCGCTGCCCGAATCCTTCAAAGCGGCCTTATCCTCAATGCTCGACGTGAGCCTGCTGCGAGACCCCGCCTTCATGTTGATAGGAGTGTCCAACGTGTTCGGTATGGCCGGGCTGTATGTACCCTTCGTGTACATAGTGGACGCCGCTCAGATGACT GGTGTAGAGCAGTCCCAAGCTTCGTTCCTGTTATCAATCATCGGTATAACGAACACTATCGGTCGTATCGCTTGCGGCTGGGTCGCTGACTTTCCTTGGATGGACTCACTGTTACTGAACAACATATGTCTTGTTATTGCTACT ATCTCTGTCGGCGTTACTCCGTTCTGCACCACCTACGCGGCGTACGTAGCTGTTGCGATCGCTTTTGGAATTGCTATTt CTGGCTATATATCTCTGACGTCCATCATCCTGGTCGACCTGCTGGGTCTTGACAAGCTGACGAACGCCTTCGGTCTCCTGATCCTGTTCCGTGGAGCCGCTGCCATCATAGGCTCGCCCCTGGCCGGTGCCGTCTACGACGCTACGAGGAACTACGACGCCTCCTTCTACATGGCCGCAGCTTTCTTCCTGGCCGCTACGCTGACGTCATTCGCCGCACCCATGTTCCGAAG AAAACAAGAGGAGGTCCAACAACCGATGGACGTGCTGACTCCAATAGATGAGGATTTGGAAGAAGGTGAGGAAGACGATCCTGAAGACACCCCCATAACTATGGGCGCTCATTTAGCGTCGAGGCCTCCTGCCATCACGAGAACAGCCGCCTCGCCTTCCGACCCTCCCTCCCCTAGTCCGCCAGAGGAGCGCCCTCAGAGGGAGAGCGTCCTGTGA
- the LOC116769387 gene encoding monocarboxylate transporter 3 isoform X3 → MSKVSLSNIPSNPRINRLRTFSRTESETSCEEAARLTAEGAADDDDEAYDYGELPPPPDGGYGWVVVFASFMCNLVVDGIAYTFGIFLPELVTYYGEGKGTVAWVGSLLSGVYLAAGPIVSALCNKYGCRAVCVAGSLVGSVAFVLSTFSKSVTMMMITYGLIGGMGFGMIYLPSVVAVGYYFETRRSLATGIAVCGSGVGTFSFAPLAAILLNYFGSWQNANLLLAGLILNCAVFGALMRPLVYPKTSGEKPLLQRMAEEKRLQMERGSIGGSYFVVQLPDGTMEKRLKAPLNIDPGVHSSLNLEALARVPTIPNMPGVPTVPTLPTITEARVVDENVDKKKNENGSALSPSQQEQQAMSRNVSSPAFSATAPGIPKNGSVPFFDRQRKHSSADRSANDRFKPSLAAIKATSKTSMSSHRGDGDAESNMYTSKLSVSAKEPSRMVRPLSRKDIFYSGSVINLPQYQSQKSLQGYRNSVLSLPQSRQAGDLERQEQYDLCPCLSLPESFKAALSSMLDVSLLRDPAFMLIGVSNVFGMAGLYVPFVYIVDAAQMTGVEQSQASFLLSIIGITNTIGRIACGWVADFPWMDSLLLNNICLVIATISVGVTPFCTTYAAYVAVAIAFGIAISGYISLTSIILVDLLGLDKLTNAFGLLILFRGAAAIIGSPLAGAVYDATRNYDASFYMAAAFFLAATLTSFAAPMFRRKQEEVQQPMDVLTPIDEDLEEGEEDDPEDTPITMGAHLASRPPAITRTAASPSDPPSPSPPEERPQRESVL, encoded by the exons acTGAAAGCGAGACATCATGCGAAGAGGCGGCGCGTTTGACAGCGGAAGGTGcagctgatgatgatgatgaagccTACGACTACGGGGAGCTGCCACCACCACCAGACGGCGGCTACGGCTGGGTGGTGGTGTTCGCCTCCTTCATGTGCAACCTGGTGGTTGACGGTATCGCATACACCTTCGGAATATTCCTCCCCGAACTGGTCACGTACTACGGCGAGGGTAAAGGAACCGTAGCGTGGGTTGGAAGTCTGCTATCTGGAGTGTATCTTGCGGCTG GTCCTATTGTATCTGCGTTATGTAACAAATATGGCTGTCGAGCGGTGTGTGTTGCTGGCAGTTTGGTCGGCTCTGTTGCCTTCGTTCTGTCAACCTTCAGCAAGAGCGTCACTATGATGATGATCACATATGGACTTATTGGAG GCATGGGTTTCGGTATGATCTACCTGCCGTCTGTGGTTGCTGTGGGTTATTATTTCGAAACCCGAAGGTCACTAGCCACCGGTATAGCTGTGTGTGGTTCAGGCGTGGGTACCTTCAGCTTCGCCCCTCTAGCTGCAATCTTGCTCAACTACTTCGGATCCTGGCAGAATGCTAATTTACTACTGGCCGGTTTGATATTAAACTGCGCTGTATTCGGGGCCCTGATGAGACCGCTTGTTTATCCCAAA ACATCAGGCGAAAAGCCTCTCCTCCAAAGAATGGCGGAAGAAAAGAGGTTGCAAATGGAAAGAGGCTCTATAGGCGGCTCGTACTTCGTTGTGCAATTACCGGATGGTACAATGGAGAAAAGATTAAAA gcgCCACTGAATATTGATCCAGGTGTACATTCTTCCCTGAATCTGGAAGCATTAGCTCGTGTACCCACCATCCCAAACATGCCGGGTGTACCCACAGTGCCAACACTTCCAACTATCACCGAGGCAAGAGTGGTCGATGAAAACGTTGACAAGAAAAAG AACGAAAACGGCAGCGCACTAAGTCCTAGCCAGCAGGAGCAGCAAGCTATGTCCAGGAATGTTTCGTCTCCAGCCTTCAGCGCCACGGCTCCGGGAATACCTAAAAACGGTTCCGTGCCGTTCTTCGACCGTCAGCGGAAACACAGCTCCGCCGACAGGTCAGCAAATGATAG atttaAACCGTCCCTAGCTGCTATAAAAGCCACGTCCAAAACTTCAATGAGCAGCCACCGCGGCGAC GGTGATGCGGAGAGCAACATGTATACATCAAAATTATCAGTATCCGCCAAGGAGCCGTCCCGCATGGTTCGTCCGCTGTCCCGTAAGGACATCTTCTACTCCGGGTCCGTCATCAACCTGCCGCAGTATCAGAGCCAGAAGTCGCTCCAGGGCTACAGAAACTCGGTGCTGAGTCTACCGCAGAGCAGGCAGGCTGGGGATCTCGAACGACAAGAAC AATACGATTTATGCCCATGCCTGTCGCTGCCCGAATCCTTCAAAGCGGCCTTATCCTCAATGCTCGACGTGAGCCTGCTGCGAGACCCCGCCTTCATGTTGATAGGAGTGTCCAACGTGTTCGGTATGGCCGGGCTGTATGTACCCTTCGTGTACATAGTGGACGCCGCTCAGATGACT GGTGTAGAGCAGTCCCAAGCTTCGTTCCTGTTATCAATCATCGGTATAACGAACACTATCGGTCGTATCGCTTGCGGCTGGGTCGCTGACTTTCCTTGGATGGACTCACTGTTACTGAACAACATATGTCTTGTTATTGCTACT ATCTCTGTCGGCGTTACTCCGTTCTGCACCACCTACGCGGCGTACGTAGCTGTTGCGATCGCTTTTGGAATTGCTATTt CTGGCTATATATCTCTGACGTCCATCATCCTGGTCGACCTGCTGGGTCTTGACAAGCTGACGAACGCCTTCGGTCTCCTGATCCTGTTCCGTGGAGCCGCTGCCATCATAGGCTCGCCCCTGGCCGGTGCCGTCTACGACGCTACGAGGAACTACGACGCCTCCTTCTACATGGCCGCAGCTTTCTTCCTGGCCGCTACGCTGACGTCATTCGCCGCACCCATGTTCCGAAG AAAACAAGAGGAGGTCCAACAACCGATGGACGTGCTGACTCCAATAGATGAGGATTTGGAAGAAGGTGAGGAAGACGATCCTGAAGACACCCCCATAACTATGGGCGCTCATTTAGCGTCGAGGCCTCCTGCCATCACGAGAACAGCCGCCTCGCCTTCCGACCCTCCCTCCCCTAGTCCGCCAGAGGAGCGCCCTCAGAGGGAGAGCGTCCTGTGA
- the LOC116769387 gene encoding monocarboxylate transporter 3 isoform X4: MTESETSCEEAARLTAEGAADDDDEAYDYGELPPPPDGGYGWVVVFASFMCNLVVDGIAYTFGIFLPELVTYYGEGKGTVAWVGSLLSGVYLAAGPIVSALCNKYGCRAVCVAGSLVGSVAFVLSTFSKSVTMMMITYGLIGGMGFGMIYLPSVVAVGYYFETRRSLATGIAVCGSGVGTFSFAPLAAILLNYFGSWQNANLLLAGLILNCAVFGALMRPLVYPKTSGEKPLLQRMAEEKRLQMERGSIGGSYFVVQLPDGTMEKRLKAPLNIDPGVHSSLNLEALARVPTIPNMPGVPTVPTLPTITEARVVDENVDKKKNENGSALSPSQQEQQAMSRNVSSPAFSATAPGIPKNGSVPFFDRQRKHSSADRSANDRFKPSLAAIKATSKTSMSSHRGDGDAESNMYTSKLSVSAKEPSRMVRPLSRKDIFYSGSVINLPQYQSQKSLQGYRNSVLSLPQSRQAGDLERQEQYDLCPCLSLPESFKAALSSMLDVSLLRDPAFMLIGVSNVFGMAGLYVPFVYIVDAAQMTGVEQSQASFLLSIIGITNTIGRIACGWVADFPWMDSLLLNNICLVIATISVGVTPFCTTYAAYVAVAIAFGIAISGYISLTSIILVDLLGLDKLTNAFGLLILFRGAAAIIGSPLAGAVYDATRNYDASFYMAAAFFLAATLTSFAAPMFRRKQEEVQQPMDVLTPIDEDLEEGEEDDPEDTPITMGAHLASRPPAITRTAASPSDPPSPSPPEERPQRESVL; the protein is encoded by the exons ATG acTGAAAGCGAGACATCATGCGAAGAGGCGGCGCGTTTGACAGCGGAAGGTGcagctgatgatgatgatgaagccTACGACTACGGGGAGCTGCCACCACCACCAGACGGCGGCTACGGCTGGGTGGTGGTGTTCGCCTCCTTCATGTGCAACCTGGTGGTTGACGGTATCGCATACACCTTCGGAATATTCCTCCCCGAACTGGTCACGTACTACGGCGAGGGTAAAGGAACCGTAGCGTGGGTTGGAAGTCTGCTATCTGGAGTGTATCTTGCGGCTG GTCCTATTGTATCTGCGTTATGTAACAAATATGGCTGTCGAGCGGTGTGTGTTGCTGGCAGTTTGGTCGGCTCTGTTGCCTTCGTTCTGTCAACCTTCAGCAAGAGCGTCACTATGATGATGATCACATATGGACTTATTGGAG GCATGGGTTTCGGTATGATCTACCTGCCGTCTGTGGTTGCTGTGGGTTATTATTTCGAAACCCGAAGGTCACTAGCCACCGGTATAGCTGTGTGTGGTTCAGGCGTGGGTACCTTCAGCTTCGCCCCTCTAGCTGCAATCTTGCTCAACTACTTCGGATCCTGGCAGAATGCTAATTTACTACTGGCCGGTTTGATATTAAACTGCGCTGTATTCGGGGCCCTGATGAGACCGCTTGTTTATCCCAAA ACATCAGGCGAAAAGCCTCTCCTCCAAAGAATGGCGGAAGAAAAGAGGTTGCAAATGGAAAGAGGCTCTATAGGCGGCTCGTACTTCGTTGTGCAATTACCGGATGGTACAATGGAGAAAAGATTAAAA gcgCCACTGAATATTGATCCAGGTGTACATTCTTCCCTGAATCTGGAAGCATTAGCTCGTGTACCCACCATCCCAAACATGCCGGGTGTACCCACAGTGCCAACACTTCCAACTATCACCGAGGCAAGAGTGGTCGATGAAAACGTTGACAAGAAAAAG AACGAAAACGGCAGCGCACTAAGTCCTAGCCAGCAGGAGCAGCAAGCTATGTCCAGGAATGTTTCGTCTCCAGCCTTCAGCGCCACGGCTCCGGGAATACCTAAAAACGGTTCCGTGCCGTTCTTCGACCGTCAGCGGAAACACAGCTCCGCCGACAGGTCAGCAAATGATAG atttaAACCGTCCCTAGCTGCTATAAAAGCCACGTCCAAAACTTCAATGAGCAGCCACCGCGGCGAC GGTGATGCGGAGAGCAACATGTATACATCAAAATTATCAGTATCCGCCAAGGAGCCGTCCCGCATGGTTCGTCCGCTGTCCCGTAAGGACATCTTCTACTCCGGGTCCGTCATCAACCTGCCGCAGTATCAGAGCCAGAAGTCGCTCCAGGGCTACAGAAACTCGGTGCTGAGTCTACCGCAGAGCAGGCAGGCTGGGGATCTCGAACGACAAGAAC AATACGATTTATGCCCATGCCTGTCGCTGCCCGAATCCTTCAAAGCGGCCTTATCCTCAATGCTCGACGTGAGCCTGCTGCGAGACCCCGCCTTCATGTTGATAGGAGTGTCCAACGTGTTCGGTATGGCCGGGCTGTATGTACCCTTCGTGTACATAGTGGACGCCGCTCAGATGACT GGTGTAGAGCAGTCCCAAGCTTCGTTCCTGTTATCAATCATCGGTATAACGAACACTATCGGTCGTATCGCTTGCGGCTGGGTCGCTGACTTTCCTTGGATGGACTCACTGTTACTGAACAACATATGTCTTGTTATTGCTACT ATCTCTGTCGGCGTTACTCCGTTCTGCACCACCTACGCGGCGTACGTAGCTGTTGCGATCGCTTTTGGAATTGCTATTt CTGGCTATATATCTCTGACGTCCATCATCCTGGTCGACCTGCTGGGTCTTGACAAGCTGACGAACGCCTTCGGTCTCCTGATCCTGTTCCGTGGAGCCGCTGCCATCATAGGCTCGCCCCTGGCCGGTGCCGTCTACGACGCTACGAGGAACTACGACGCCTCCTTCTACATGGCCGCAGCTTTCTTCCTGGCCGCTACGCTGACGTCATTCGCCGCACCCATGTTCCGAAG AAAACAAGAGGAGGTCCAACAACCGATGGACGTGCTGACTCCAATAGATGAGGATTTGGAAGAAGGTGAGGAAGACGATCCTGAAGACACCCCCATAACTATGGGCGCTCATTTAGCGTCGAGGCCTCCTGCCATCACGAGAACAGCCGCCTCGCCTTCCGACCCTCCCTCCCCTAGTCCGCCAGAGGAGCGCCCTCAGAGGGAGAGCGTCCTGTGA